The Clostridiales bacterium genome segment CATAAACTTGCAGCAACAGGTTATAGTACTTTGGTATTAGAAAGCGCTAATCCAACACTAAGAAATGATGTGACTGGCATATTAGAAAAAACATTCAAAAAACAAAAAGATATTTTTGATGTAATGTCAGAAAAAGGATGGTATCCAGTGCAAAGTGCATCAGTGACAGAATTAAGCAATGCAAAACAGGCAGTATCATCAATACAAGGTTAATTGCGTTTATTATGCTGAAAAAAGAAATTGCAAAGTAAGAGGTAAATTTAAAGTTATGCAAATTAAAATCGCGATATAAATATTGATTTATAAAGTGAGGAGATCTTGTTTAAAAAGGTCTCCTTATTGATCAATAGTACCGTAGACTTGTGACTTTAGTCGAAAGCAAAAGAACATATGTTATTTATATATCTTTTTCCTAAATATTTTTGTCAAATACTTTTCTTCTATATATACTTCACAACAAAAATACAAAATGTGTATTTTAATCTAATCTCATTACTTTAA includes the following:
- a CDS encoding spore coat protein; the protein is MNSLNDKDILNVLLAGHKLAATGYSTLVLESANPTLRNDVTGILEKTFKKQKDIFDVMSEKGWYPVQSASVTELSNAKQAVSSIQG